A stretch of the Gossypium hirsutum isolate 1008001.06 chromosome D07, Gossypium_hirsutum_v2.1, whole genome shotgun sequence genome encodes the following:
- the LOC121219470 gene encoding uncharacterized protein, with amino-acid sequence MPLSWKVAGGIGAAVRDPANVAMPSKTFIPSFPSISKPPQDLSTDFPHNTFSPTTISVRSVGNFSSCCPSLYLSIRTRVGGLGRYFHKRMGKGNKEGISKQFRWTKPMEHVFLEILAEEARKGNKPSNTFKSVSIN; translated from the exons ATGCCCCTCTCATGGAAAGTCGCTGGAGGGATCGGCGCTGCTGTCAGGGACCCAGCCAACGTGGCGATG CCTTCTAAAACCTTTATTCCTTCATTTCCTTCCATTTCCAAACCCCCACAAGATCTGTCGACTGATTTTCCCCACAATACGTTCTCTCCGACCACCATTTCCGTCAGATCTGTGGGAAATTTCAG TTCTTGCTGTCCTAGCCTCTACCTCAGCATTCGTACTCGTGTTGGTGGCCTTGGTCGATATTTTCATAAGAG aatgggtaagggcaacaaagaagggatctccaagcaattcaggtggacaaaaccgatggaacatgttttccttgaaattctagcagaggaggctcgaaaaggaaataagccttctaatacTTTCAAATCAGTTTCTATTAATTGA